One Methylobacterium oryzae DNA window includes the following coding sequences:
- a CDS encoding ribosome modulation factor: MTNVQATASDSPFIQGRNARLYGKPVSECPYPEGSQERAAWMEAYEEAAVSDPPEKP, translated from the coding sequence TTGACCAACGTCCAGGCCACCGCGAGCGACAGCCCGTTCATCCAGGGCCGCAACGCGCGCCTCTACGGGAAGCCCGTGAGCGAATGCCCCTATCCGGAGGGCTCCCAGGAGCGCGCCGCGTGGATGGAGGCCTACGAGGAGGCCGCGGTCTCGGATCCGCCCGAGAAGCCGTGA
- the dusB gene encoding tRNA dihydrouridine synthase DusB gives MTTDQYLSALRRAGATAEGANGTDPAPLCLLAPLSGVTDLHMRRIARRCGADAVVSEMVAARELARGSGEAAMRAEGSGVDLHVVQLAGCEAGPMAEAARIAEAGGADVIDVNMGCPAKIVTGIASGSALMRDLDHAERLLAAVRGAVSVPVTVKMRLGWDDASRNAVDLAARAERLGLNAVTVHGRTRQQFYKGSADWSAIGAVVAAVSIPVIANGDVTDLASARACLDASGAAGVMIGRAATGRPWLVGQVAAALAGRPAAEPSRAAQAVLAAEHYAGLLSLYGRDMGVRHARKHLAAYAETGGALGPAERATLLTTTDPEIALNLLARAFAGAANPVQEAA, from the coding sequence ATGACGACTGACCAATATTTGAGCGCGCTGCGCCGTGCGGGAGCGACCGCGGAGGGGGCAAACGGGACCGATCCCGCCCCGCTCTGCCTGCTCGCGCCGCTCTCGGGCGTCACCGACCTGCACATGCGCCGCATCGCCCGCCGCTGCGGCGCCGACGCGGTCGTCTCCGAGATGGTGGCGGCCCGGGAACTCGCGCGCGGGTCCGGCGAGGCCGCGATGCGCGCCGAGGGCTCCGGGGTCGACCTGCACGTGGTCCAGCTCGCGGGCTGCGAGGCGGGCCCGATGGCGGAGGCCGCCCGGATCGCGGAGGCCGGGGGCGCCGACGTGATCGACGTGAACATGGGCTGCCCGGCCAAGATCGTGACGGGGATCGCCTCGGGCTCGGCCCTGATGCGCGACCTCGACCACGCCGAGCGCCTGCTCGCCGCGGTCCGGGGCGCGGTGTCGGTCCCGGTGACGGTGAAGATGCGCCTCGGCTGGGACGACGCGAGCCGCAACGCCGTGGATCTCGCCGCCCGGGCCGAGCGGCTGGGCCTGAACGCCGTGACGGTCCACGGGCGCACCCGGCAGCAATTCTACAAAGGCAGCGCCGACTGGTCGGCGATCGGGGCCGTCGTCGCGGCGGTGTCGATCCCGGTGATCGCCAACGGCGACGTGACCGACCTCGCCAGCGCCCGCGCCTGCCTGGACGCCTCCGGCGCCGCGGGCGTCATGATCGGCCGTGCGGCGACCGGCCGCCCCTGGCTGGTCGGCCAAGTCGCCGCGGCGCTCGCGGGCCGGCCGGCCGCGGAACCGTCCCGGGCCGCGCAGGCCGTCCTGGCCGCCGAGCATTACGCGGGGCTGCTGTCGCTCTACGGCCGCGACATGGGCGTGCGCCACGCCCGCAAGCACCTCGCCGCCTATGCCGAGACCGGCGGCGCGCTGGGTCCCGCGGAACGCGCGACCCTCCTCACCACCACCGACCCGGAGATCGCGCTCAACCTGCTGGCCCGGGCCTTCGCGGGTGCGGCGAACCCCGTGCAGGAGGCCGCGTGA
- a CDS encoding two-component system sensor histidine kinase NtrB: protein MSDEPLPREPGTRRDTAAEAVLNALPLPVLTIGADEQILHCNHAAEAFFDYSARLMQRRRLRDIIPFASPIIALVAEVRRRRASVSEYRVELTQPRLGLERSVDVFATPLGDDGEAVVMMLQERTIADKMNRQLTHRGAARSMVALGAMLAHEIKNPLAGIRGAAQLLESTGAEEDRLLTRLICDESDRIVRIVERMELFGDERPSDRGAVNVHGVLDQVKRSAQSGFARHIRFIETYDPSLPPVLGNRDQLIQVILNLVKNAAEAIGPDAVEGEITLSTAFRTGLRLQVPGSRERVSLPIEVAVRDNGPGISADLLPDLFDPFVTTKAQGSGLGLALVAKIVGDHGGIVECDPAPRRTAFRILLPMSSARDGRESAVDP from the coding sequence GTGAGCGACGAGCCCCTCCCGCGCGAACCCGGCACCCGGCGCGACACGGCCGCCGAGGCCGTCCTGAACGCGCTGCCGCTGCCGGTCCTGACCATCGGCGCCGACGAGCAGATTCTCCACTGCAACCACGCCGCGGAGGCGTTCTTCGACTACTCGGCGCGCCTGATGCAGCGCCGGCGCCTGCGCGACATCATCCCGTTCGCCTCGCCGATCATCGCGCTCGTGGCCGAGGTCCGCCGCCGCCGCGCCAGCGTCAGCGAGTACCGGGTCGAGCTGACCCAGCCGCGCCTCGGCCTGGAGCGCAGCGTCGACGTGTTCGCGACGCCGCTCGGCGACGACGGCGAGGCCGTGGTGATGATGCTCCAGGAGCGCACCATCGCCGACAAGATGAACCGCCAGCTCACCCATCGCGGCGCGGCGCGCTCGATGGTGGCGCTCGGCGCGATGCTGGCCCACGAGATCAAGAACCCGCTCGCCGGCATCCGCGGCGCGGCGCAGCTCCTCGAGAGCACCGGCGCCGAGGAGGACCGGCTGCTCACCCGCCTGATCTGCGACGAGTCGGACCGGATCGTCCGCATCGTCGAGCGCATGGAGCTGTTCGGCGACGAGCGCCCCTCGGATCGCGGCGCCGTCAACGTCCACGGGGTGCTCGACCAGGTGAAGCGCTCGGCGCAGTCGGGCTTCGCCCGGCACATCCGGTTCATCGAGACCTACGACCCGTCGCTGCCGCCGGTGCTCGGCAACCGCGACCAGCTGATCCAGGTGATCCTGAACCTCGTGAAGAACGCCGCCGAGGCGATCGGCCCGGACGCGGTCGAGGGCGAGATCACCCTGTCGACCGCCTTCCGCACCGGCCTGCGCCTGCAGGTTCCGGGCTCCCGCGAGCGGGTCAGCCTGCCGATCGAGGTGGCGGTGCGCGACAACGGCCCGGGCATCTCGGCCGACCTGCTGCCCGACCTGTTCGACCCGTTCGTCACCACCAAGGCGCAGGGTTCCGGCCTGGGTCTTGCTTTGGTGGCCAAGATCGTCGGCGATCACGGCGGGATCGTCGAGTGCGATCCCGCCCCGCGCCGCACGGCGTTCCGCATCCTTCTGCCGATGTCGAGTGCCCGGGACGGGCGCGAATCGGCGGTCGATCCGTGA
- the ntrC gene encoding nitrogen regulation protein NR(I), translating to MPNGHIIVADDDAAIRTVLNQALSRAGYEVRSTGNCATLWRWVAQGEGDLVITDVVMPDENVFDLLPRIKRVRPELPIIVMSAQNTFMTAIRASERGAYEYLPKPFDLKELIAIVGRALSRPRGAAPAGAPPENEDIPLVGRSPAMQEIYRALARLMPTDLTVMITGESGTGKELVARALHDYGRRRTGPFVPVNMAAIPRDLIESELFGHEKGAFTGALQRSAGRFEQAEGGTLFLDEIGDMPMEAQTRLLRVLQQGEYTTVGGRVPIRTNVRIIAATNKDLRVSIQQGIFREDLFFRLNVVPLRLPALRERSEDVPDLVRHFFVLVEREGLTRKTLDGDAMERLKRYRWPGNVRELENLVRRLAALYPQETITGPVIEAELDTLPLATPAAPAANGAARKANGESETLSSAVERHLSDYFSGYRDTLPPPGLYHRILREIEGPLIGAALAATRGNQIRAAELLGVNRNTLRKKVRDLDLQVFRTAR from the coding sequence ATGCCGAACGGCCACATCATCGTCGCCGACGACGACGCCGCCATCCGCACCGTGCTGAACCAAGCGCTGTCCCGGGCGGGCTACGAGGTCCGCTCGACGGGCAACTGCGCCACCCTCTGGCGCTGGGTCGCGCAGGGGGAGGGCGACCTCGTCATCACCGACGTGGTCATGCCCGACGAGAACGTGTTCGACCTGCTGCCGCGCATCAAGCGGGTGCGGCCGGAACTGCCGATCATCGTGATGAGCGCGCAGAACACCTTCATGACGGCGATCCGCGCCTCGGAGCGCGGCGCCTACGAGTACCTGCCCAAGCCCTTCGACCTGAAGGAGCTGATCGCCATCGTCGGCCGGGCGCTCTCGCGCCCCCGCGGCGCGGCGCCGGCCGGGGCGCCCCCCGAGAACGAGGACATCCCGCTGGTCGGCCGCTCGCCGGCCATGCAGGAGATCTACCGGGCGCTCGCCCGGCTGATGCCGACCGACCTCACCGTGATGATCACCGGCGAGTCGGGCACCGGCAAGGAGCTGGTCGCCCGCGCGCTGCACGATTACGGCCGCCGCCGCACCGGCCCGTTCGTGCCGGTCAACATGGCGGCGATCCCGCGCGACCTGATCGAGTCCGAGCTGTTCGGCCACGAGAAGGGCGCGTTCACGGGCGCGCTCCAGCGCTCCGCCGGCCGGTTCGAGCAGGCCGAGGGCGGCACGCTGTTCCTCGACGAGATCGGCGACATGCCCATGGAGGCGCAGACCCGGCTGCTGCGCGTGCTCCAGCAGGGCGAGTACACGACGGTGGGCGGGCGCGTCCCGATCCGCACCAACGTCCGGATCATCGCGGCCACCAACAAGGACCTGCGGGTCTCGATCCAGCAGGGCATCTTCCGCGAGGACCTGTTCTTCCGCCTCAACGTCGTGCCGCTGCGGCTGCCGGCCCTGCGCGAGCGCTCCGAGGACGTGCCGGACCTCGTCCGCCACTTCTTCGTGCTGGTCGAGCGCGAGGGCCTGACCCGGAAGACCCTGGACGGCGACGCCATGGAGCGGCTGAAGCGCTACCGCTGGCCCGGCAACGTCCGCGAGCTCGAGAACCTCGTCCGGCGGCTCGCCGCCCTCTACCCGCAGGAGACGATCACCGGCCCGGTGATCGAGGCCGAGCTCGACACGCTGCCGCTGGCGACACCCGCGGCGCCGGCCGCCAACGGCGCCGCCCGCAAGGCCAACGGCGAGTCGGAGACCCTGTCCAGCGCGGTGGAGCGCCACCTCTCGGACTACTTCTCCGGCTATCGCGACACGCTGCCGCCCCCCGGGCTGTATCACCGGATCCTGCGGGAGATCGAAGGCCCGCTGATCGGCGCGGCGCTCGCCGCCACCCGCGGCAACCAGATTCGGGCCGCGGAGCTGCTCGGCGTCAACCGCAACACCCTGCGCAAGAAGGTCCGCGACCTCGACCTGCAGGTCTTCCGGACGGCGCGGTAG